In Verrucomicrobiia bacterium, the following proteins share a genomic window:
- the panB gene encoding 3-methyl-2-oxobutanoate hydroxymethyltransferase yields MNPQATTSVKAPGPGAITPGKITAEGVRAMKARGEKIPALTAYDFPMARLLDESGIPLLLVGDSLGMVVLGYPNTTHVTMAEMEHHVRAVARARPRALLAADLPYRTYETVESAVANAKRLVAAGAEAVKAEGGREILAQVRAILASGIPFLGHLGMLPQRVLEEGGYHIKGKTEPEHEALLADAQALATAGAFAVVLELVTASVAREVTRRIEIPTIGIGAGSDCDGQILVTPDLLGMLPWYNLKHVRPRLNAAEQMRAVIKDWSDGVKKPLGNTG; encoded by the coding sequence GTGAATCCTCAAGCAACCACCTCGGTGAAGGCCCCAGGCCCCGGCGCCATCACCCCAGGTAAAATAACCGCCGAGGGGGTCCGCGCCATGAAAGCGCGGGGAGAAAAAATTCCTGCCCTGACGGCCTATGATTTCCCTATGGCACGGTTATTGGATGAATCGGGCATTCCGTTGTTGCTGGTGGGTGATTCGCTCGGAATGGTGGTGCTGGGCTACCCTAATACGACCCATGTGACCATGGCGGAAATGGAGCATCATGTGCGGGCGGTTGCTCGGGCGCGGCCACGCGCGCTATTGGCTGCGGACCTTCCTTACCGCACTTATGAAACGGTGGAAAGCGCCGTTGCCAACGCAAAGCGGCTCGTTGCTGCGGGCGCCGAGGCTGTCAAAGCGGAAGGGGGCCGTGAAATCCTGGCTCAGGTCCGGGCAATTCTTGCCAGCGGGATTCCTTTTCTGGGCCACCTGGGCATGTTGCCTCAGCGCGTTCTGGAAGAAGGCGGCTATCACATCAAAGGCAAAACGGAACCGGAGCACGAGGCGCTGCTTGCCGATGCTCAGGCGCTGGCAACCGCAGGGGCTTTTGCTGTTGTGCTGGAACTTGTCACGGCCAGCGTCGCGCGCGAGGTGACTCGCCGTATTGAAATTCCCACCATAGGCATCGGCGCCGGCTCGGATTGCGACGGGCAAATCCTTGTCACACCCGATTTGCTGGGGATGTTGCCTTGGTACAATCTCAAACACGTCAGACCCAGACTCAATGCGGCGGAACAAATGCGGGCAGTAATCAAAGATTGGAGCGACGGGGTTAAAAAACCTCTCGGAAACACGGGATGA
- the moaC gene encoding cyclic pyranopterin monophosphate synthase MoaC yields MKKLTHIDARGEAKMVDVSGKPVLVRQAVATGEIRLAKATIRLIESQTIAKGNVFATARLAGILAAKKTGELIPLCHPLPLTHCEVNFQMPSSRDRIRITASAKIAAQTGVEMEALTAVSIAALSIYDMCKAVDKNMRIGEIRLVSKIKG; encoded by the coding sequence ATGAAGAAACTCACGCACATCGACGCGCGCGGCGAGGCTAAAATGGTAGATGTCTCCGGGAAACCTGTTCTGGTTCGCCAGGCGGTTGCCACCGGAGAGATACGCCTCGCAAAGGCTACCATCCGATTAATTGAATCGCAGACCATCGCCAAGGGCAATGTGTTCGCCACCGCGCGCCTGGCGGGAATTTTGGCCGCCAAAAAGACGGGCGAACTCATCCCACTTTGCCATCCCCTGCCTCTGACTCATTGCGAGGTGAACTTCCAAATGCCTTCAAGCCGCGACCGAATACGCATCACTGCGTCTGCCAAAATTGCCGCACAAACGGGCGTCGAGATGGAAGCCCTCACTGCGGTGAGCATTGCGGCGCTTAGCATCTATGATATGTGCAAGGCGGTTGATAAGAACATGCGCATCGGGGAGATTCGGTTGGTCTCAAAGATTAAGGGTTGA